A genome region from Arachis duranensis cultivar V14167 chromosome 8, aradu.V14167.gnm2.J7QH, whole genome shotgun sequence includes the following:
- the LOC107462544 gene encoding NAC domain-containing protein 72 produces the protein MGIQEKDPLSQLSLPPGFRFYPTDEELLVQYLCRKVAGHHFSLEIIGEIDLYKFDPWVLPSKAIFGEKEWYFFSPRDRKYPNGSRPNRVAGSGYWKATGTDKTITTEGRKVGIKKALVFYIGKAPKGTKTNWIMHEYRLLDSTRKNGSTKLDDWVLCRIYKKNSSAQQKVPNGVVSSSEQYATQYSNGSSSNSSSSHLDEVLESLPEIDDRCFALPRVNSLRALQQQRHHQEDTKVGLLQQQQQQGLVAGTGSFLDWASGPGILNDLGQAQQGIVNYGNDLFVPSVCHVDSNLVPAKIEEEVQSGVKTQSGFFQQGPNPNDFTQAFSNQLDPYGFSRYSVQPVGFGFRQ, from the exons ATGGGAATTCAAGAGAAAGACCCTCTCTCGCAATTGAGTTTACCGCCGGGTTTCCGATTTTATCCGACGGACGAGGAGCTTCTCGTTCAGTATCTGTGCCGCAAGGTTGCTGGCCACCATTTCTCCCTGGAAATCATTGGCGAAATTGATTTGTATAAGTTCGACCCTTGGGTTCTTCCAA GTAAGGCAATTTTTGGCGAGAAAGAATGGTACTTCTTTAGTCCGAGGGATAGGAAGTATCCGAATGGATCGCGACCCAATCGAGTAGCCGGGTCGGGTTACTGGAAAGCTACCGGAACCGATAAGACTATCACGACCGAAGGAAGGAAAGTTGGTATCAAGAAAGCTCTGGTTTTCTACATTGGTAAGGCACCCAAAGGCACCAAAACAAACTGGATCATGCACGAGTATCGCCTCCTAGACTCTACCCGCAAGAACGGGAGCACCAAG CTTGACGATTGGGTTCTGTGCCGGATATACAAGAAGAATTCAAGCGCACAGCAGAAGGTACCAAACGGCGTCGTTTCGAGTAGCGAGCAATATGCCACGCAATACAGCAACGGATCTTCTTCAAACTCCTCTTCCTCCCACCTCGACGAGGTGCTCGAGTCCCTGCCAGAGATCGACGACCGTTGCTTCGCCTTGCCACGTGTCAACTCCTTAAGAGCGCTGCAGCAGCAGCGCCATCACCAAGAAGACACCAAGGTCGGCCTACTCcaacagcaacagcaacagGGTCTCGTAGCCGGCACCGGTAGTTTCTTGGACTGGGCTTCCGGGCCGGGGATTCTGAACGATTTGGGCCAGGCCCAACAGGGGATTGTTAACTACGGAAATGACCTCTTTGTCCCTTCGGTGTGCCACGTGGATTCCAATTTGGTGCCAGCAAAGATTGAAGAGGAGGTTCAGAGCGGCGTGAAGACTCAATCCGGATTCTTTCAGCAGGGACCGAACCCCAATGACTTTACACAAGCATTCTCAAACCAGCTAGATCCTTACGGGTTTAGTAGGTACTCGGTTCAACCGGTGGGGTTCGGGTTCAGGCAATGA
- the LOC107462556 gene encoding AUGMIN subunit 4 isoform X2, which translates to MVKGLHGQNLPADVTQVVDQLERHCLAPDGSLISKPLYNDLLGSHGKVCSDTVCWLRFQAIYSEAIAMVEEYQQAISMSSLGGLRDTGGLYPQLGLRNSPQVYETLEHQLVVAEAAQRLRLPLISKDGEVHTEDIEKLSVMSRSSLDSTNTSTTNNSSTTSINYATPNSSVTGINSSVAAMDSVEAAVGGVPNRFLGITPAYLRQTQHQQTPLSVDMTEYHMSLSREIEAHLKLKCDKLSNAFVLDDNDSSSSGIQSSSSRLPERVKLLIEEIEREEAALRDDLYSADRKFAEYYNVLEQILGVLIKLVKDLKLDHQHKHDELQKTWLCKRCETMSAKLRVLEHILLLETYTKDSIPALHKIRKYLVEATEEASIAYNKAVTRLREYQGVDPHFDNIARQYHDIVKKLENMQWTIHQVEMDLKRLPDNTTS; encoded by the exons ATGGTGAAGGGGCTCCACGGCCAGAACCTCCCTGCTGATGTGACACAGGTCGTTGATCAGCTGGAGCGCCATTGCTTGGCTCCTGATGGATCTCTCATCTCCAAGCCTCTTTACAACGATCTCCTTGGAAGCCATGGTAAAGTGT GTTCTGATACCGTGTGTTGGTTACGCTTTCAGGCAATATATTCTGAGGCCATTGCTATGGTGGAAGAGTATCAGCAAGCCATTTCAATGTCTAGCCTTGGTGGACTTCGAGATACTGGCGGTCTTTATCCTCAGCTTGGGTTAAGGAACTCCCCTCAG GTTTATGAGACTTTGGAGCATCAATTGGTTGTGGCTGAAGCAGCCCAAAGGTTGAGGCTACCTCTTATCTCCAAAGATGGAGAAGTCCATACTGAGGATATTGAAAAATTGAGTGTAATGTCTCGAAGCTCCCTTGACAGTACCAACACCAGCACCACGAACAACTCAAGCACAACTTCGATTAATTATGCTACTCCAAACAGTTCAGTTACTGGGATTAATTCTTCCGTTGCTGCTATGGATTCAGTGGAAGCTGCAGTTGGTGGTGTACCTAATCGTTTTCTTGGTATTACACCTGCTTATTTGCGGCAAACTCAACATCAACAAACACCATTATCTGTG GATATGACAGAATATCACATGTCACTCTCACGTGAGATAGAGGCCCACTTGAAACTGAAATGTGATAAATTGTCCAATGCCTTTGTTTTGGATGACAATG ATTCTTCATCATCAGGAATTCAAAGTTCAAGTTCTCGGCTTCCAGAAAG GGTCAAGCTGTTGATTGAGGAGATTGAAAGAGAAGAAGCTGCACTGCGAGATGATCTATATTCTGCAGATAGGAAATTTGCTGAATATTATAAT GTCCTAGAGCAGATACTTGGAGTGCTTATCAAACTTGTTAAGGATTTGAAGTTGGATCATCAGCATAAACAT GATGAGCTGCAGAAGACGTGGCTCTGTAAAAGATGTGAGACCATGAGTGCAAAATTGAG GGTTCTGGAACATATTCTCCTGCTTGAAACTTATACAAAGGACTCTATACCTGCGCTTCATAAGATAAG GAAATATCTTGTTGAGGCAACTGAAGAAGCATCGATTGCATATAATAAAGCA GTAACTCGCTTGCGTGAATACCAAGGTGTTGATCCTCACTTTGACAACATTGCAAGGCAGTATCATGACATCGTAAAG AAATTGGAGAATATGCAATGGACAATCCACCAAGTTGAAATGGATCTGAAACGTTTACCAGATAACACCACCAGCTAG
- the LOC107462556 gene encoding AUGMIN subunit 4 isoform X1: protein MAIYSEAIAMVEEYQQAISMSSLGGLRDTGGLYPQLGLRNSPQVYETLEHQLVVAEAAQRLRLPLISKDGEVHTEDIEKLSVMSRSSLDSTNTSTTNNSSTTSINYATPNSSVTGINSSVAAMDSVEAAVGGVPNRFLGITPAYLRQTQHQQTPLSVDMTEYHMSLSREIEAHLKLKCDKLSNAFVLDDNDSSSSGIQSSSSRLPERVKLLIEEIEREEAALRDDLYSADRKFAEYYNVLEQILGVLIKLVKDLKLDHQHKHDELQKTWLCKRCETMSAKLRVLEHILLLETYTKDSIPALHKIRKYLVEATEEASIAYNKAVTRLREYQGVDPHFDNIARQYHDIVKKLENMQWTIHQVEMDLKRLPDNTTS from the exons ATG GCAATATATTCTGAGGCCATTGCTATGGTGGAAGAGTATCAGCAAGCCATTTCAATGTCTAGCCTTGGTGGACTTCGAGATACTGGCGGTCTTTATCCTCAGCTTGGGTTAAGGAACTCCCCTCAG GTTTATGAGACTTTGGAGCATCAATTGGTTGTGGCTGAAGCAGCCCAAAGGTTGAGGCTACCTCTTATCTCCAAAGATGGAGAAGTCCATACTGAGGATATTGAAAAATTGAGTGTAATGTCTCGAAGCTCCCTTGACAGTACCAACACCAGCACCACGAACAACTCAAGCACAACTTCGATTAATTATGCTACTCCAAACAGTTCAGTTACTGGGATTAATTCTTCCGTTGCTGCTATGGATTCAGTGGAAGCTGCAGTTGGTGGTGTACCTAATCGTTTTCTTGGTATTACACCTGCTTATTTGCGGCAAACTCAACATCAACAAACACCATTATCTGTG GATATGACAGAATATCACATGTCACTCTCACGTGAGATAGAGGCCCACTTGAAACTGAAATGTGATAAATTGTCCAATGCCTTTGTTTTGGATGACAATG ATTCTTCATCATCAGGAATTCAAAGTTCAAGTTCTCGGCTTCCAGAAAG GGTCAAGCTGTTGATTGAGGAGATTGAAAGAGAAGAAGCTGCACTGCGAGATGATCTATATTCTGCAGATAGGAAATTTGCTGAATATTATAAT GTCCTAGAGCAGATACTTGGAGTGCTTATCAAACTTGTTAAGGATTTGAAGTTGGATCATCAGCATAAACAT GATGAGCTGCAGAAGACGTGGCTCTGTAAAAGATGTGAGACCATGAGTGCAAAATTGAG GGTTCTGGAACATATTCTCCTGCTTGAAACTTATACAAAGGACTCTATACCTGCGCTTCATAAGATAAG GAAATATCTTGTTGAGGCAACTGAAGAAGCATCGATTGCATATAATAAAGCA GTAACTCGCTTGCGTGAATACCAAGGTGTTGATCCTCACTTTGACAACATTGCAAGGCAGTATCATGACATCGTAAAG AAATTGGAGAATATGCAATGGACAATCCACCAAGTTGAAATGGATCTGAAACGTTTACCAGATAACACCACCAGCTAG